TCTTACAGGTCATTTAGTGTTGTCTACTATTCACGCGAAGGATTCAGTAAGTTGTCTCTATCGGCTTTTAGATTTAGGGGTGTCACCAGAAGAGCTTCGTCAAACAGTAATTGCTATTGTGGCACAAATGTTATTACACCTTCCGCAACAGCAAGAGGAAAGACGAGCATTATTTGAAATACTATGTGATAGCCACCTTGATCATGCCATTCAAGCTTTGATACAAAAATCGCATTATGCAATGCCTTATCGTCTAACGTTGGCTGGTCAAAAAGAAGAAATTATGAGGCAACAATATGCTGCAGCTCAGAGCGTTTATTGACAAACTACAACTGGATTATAAAAGAACAACAAAGTGGCGACTAAAAGAACAAGCACAATTTATTAGGCGTTTAAGTGTCTTAATACAGGAAGGCTATTTGTTTGCTCAAGCGGTGTCGATGCTGCTGCCACACCATGTGAAAAACTATGAGGAGGTTCAACAATTTGTAGATGAAGCACTTAAACAAGGAAAAGGTGTAATTGGCGTATTTGACACTTTACAATTAGCCAAGCATTATTTGGTAGCCATTTCAATTGCTGAACATAATGGACATATGGTTGAAGCATTAGGTGGTGTGGCCAAGCAAATGACTTTGAGCCAAGAGACTAAGAAAAAATTAATGAAGTTACTTTTGTATCCAGTAGTATTGATTGTATTTTTACTGTTGTTGTTCCTGTTATTTCGTACGTTTTTCTTTCCTAATATTGAAGCAATGGTGACAAGTCGCAACGATTATGGAACAGAGGAACAGTCGTCTATTGCCGTATCTAAATTATTATTACATGTTCCAGACGTATTTATCGTAGTCCTTTTTGTTTTGACTTTAGGTAGCATCATTTTTCAGCGTATGCTAAAAAGGTTATCGGTTGCTAGACAGCTCCAAATAATGTTGAAAATACCTTTTGTGAATAGCTATTTTCGCTTAACCATGACAAAACAATTTGCTGCTTATTTGGGTAGCTTGCTGCACAGTGGTTTTTCCTTACAAGCAAGCTTGCAGATTTTAGAGCGACAACGGTACCAACCGAATGTACGCTTTTTAGCTAGTCGCATAAAGGAAAGGGTTACTTTTGGTGATACCTTAACACAGGCAGTTACTTTACTTCCAGTGTGGCAAAATGATTTCGCTACGTTTGTAGAGCATGGGGAGCAAAGCGGTTACTTAGGGAAGGAATTAGTATTGTATAGTGAATTATTGTTAGAAAAACAAGAACTCCTGTTGCAAAGATTGCTTGCATTTGTACAACCAACGTTTTTTGTTTTTATTGCTTTATGTATTGTTGCGGCCTATGTCAGTTTATTGTTACCGATTTATCACATGATTGAACTTATATAGGAGGACCTATCATGAAACATATACAACAAGAAGCAGGATTTACTTTAATTGAAATGTTAATTGTTCTGTTGATTATTTCCATTTTAATACTTATTACAATTCCTAATGTTACAAAACATTTTGCGACGATTGATGAAAAAGGATGTGCTGCATATATCTCGATGGTGCAAGGACAAGTCGAGGCTTATCGGATAGATTTTATGGAGTATCCTTCATTAGACGATTTGGTGGCAAAGGGATATTTAAAAGAGCAGGGAACGACTTGCCCAAATAAGGAAAAAATCGTGATTACCACTAAAGGAGAAGTGCAATTAGCAAAACAATCCTCTACAGCAGAGGTTGATGGACAATGAATCACATTAAAAATGAACGAGGCTATACGCTACTTGAAATGGTCATGGTGTTATTTATAGTAATGTCATTAACTGCCATTGTAACAAAATTATCAGTGAAAGTAGCTGAAGCAAAAGAAGTGGAACGTTTTTTTATGCAAATGCAATTAGACCTTCACTATTTGCAAACGTATAGTATGCACCACAAGGATTATATATTTATAAAATTT
This genomic interval from Lysinibacillus sphaericus contains the following:
- the comGB gene encoding competence type IV pilus assembly protein ComGB; this translates as MLQLRAFIDKLQLDYKRTTKWRLKEQAQFIRRLSVLIQEGYLFAQAVSMLLPHHVKNYEEVQQFVDEALKQGKGVIGVFDTLQLAKHYLVAISIAEHNGHMVEALGGVAKQMTLSQETKKKLMKLLLYPVVLIVFLLLLFLLFRTFFFPNIEAMVTSRNDYGTEEQSSIAVSKLLLHVPDVFIVVLFVLTLGSIIFQRMLKRLSVARQLQIMLKIPFVNSYFRLTMTKQFAAYLGSLLHSGFSLQASLQILERQRYQPNVRFLASRIKERVTFGDTLTQAVTLLPVWQNDFATFVEHGEQSGYLGKELVLYSELLLEKQELLLQRLLAFVQPTFFVFIALCIVAAYVSLLLPIYHMIELI
- the comGC gene encoding competence type IV pilus major pilin ComGC, whose amino-acid sequence is MKHIQQEAGFTLIEMLIVLLIISILILITIPNVTKHFATIDEKGCAAYISMVQGQVEAYRIDFMEYPSLDDLVAKGYLKEQGTTCPNKEKIVITTKGEVQLAKQSSTAEVDGQ